The proteins below are encoded in one region of Haladaptatus sp. R4:
- a CDS encoding ribbon-helix-helix domain-containing protein, translating to MSKISVEIPDELLADLDDHVGDDGKFVNRSDAIRASIRKMLDILDEIDERHGRLEDD from the coding sequence ATGAGCAAGATAAGCGTCGAGATACCCGACGAACTGCTCGCCGACTTGGACGACCACGTCGGCGACGACGGTAAATTCGTGAACAGAAGCGACGCCATTCGTGCGTCGATCCGGAAAATGCTGGATATTTTGGACGAGATAGACGAACGTCACGGACGACTCGAAGATGACTGA
- a CDS encoding queuosine precursor transporter: MTERVQPGSALATGQLVLTGLFVTALVTAQLTAAKVLQFTIPLSLPVTGDALVLPGAALAYALTFFASDCYAEVYGRKAAQRLVNVAFVMIFVMLVLVWSTIEAPAAQSSVDPTKFQTVLSASTNIVIGSLCAYVVSQNWDVIVFHEIRELTDGDHLWARNIGSTATSQAIDTVIFVGIAFYALPRFAGIGPEIPTSVVLSLIVGQYVFKLFVALLDTPFVYAVVGYLRSQTNAGRVPSSAD, translated from the coding sequence ATGACTGAGAGAGTGCAACCGGGGTCCGCGCTCGCAACCGGTCAACTCGTCCTCACCGGGTTGTTCGTGACGGCGCTGGTGACGGCACAGCTCACGGCGGCGAAAGTGCTCCAGTTCACGATTCCGCTCTCGCTTCCGGTCACGGGCGACGCGCTCGTTCTGCCGGGGGCGGCGCTGGCCTACGCGCTGACGTTCTTCGCGTCGGATTGCTACGCCGAAGTGTACGGGCGGAAGGCGGCCCAGCGACTCGTCAACGTCGCTTTCGTGATGATATTCGTCATGCTCGTGCTCGTCTGGTCCACCATCGAGGCACCCGCCGCACAGTCCAGCGTGGACCCCACGAAGTTCCAGACCGTCCTCAGCGCGAGCACGAACATCGTGATTGGAAGCCTCTGTGCGTACGTCGTCAGCCAGAACTGGGACGTCATCGTCTTCCACGAAATCCGCGAACTCACCGACGGCGACCACCTCTGGGCGCGCAACATCGGTTCGACGGCGACCAGTCAGGCCATCGATACGGTCATCTTCGTCGGAATCGCGTTCTACGCGCTCCCCCGATTCGCCGGTATCGGTCCGGAAATACCGACGAGCGTCGTCCTGTCGCTCATCGTCGGCCAGTACGTCTTCAAGCTGTTCGTCGCACTCCTCGACACGCCCTTCGTCTACGCCGTCGTGGGCTATCTGCGTTCACAGACGAACGCCGGTCGAGTGCCGAGTTCGGCGGACTGA
- a CDS encoding 23S rRNA (uridine(2552)-2'-O)-methyltransferase, which yields MARKDHYYNKSKQQGYRSRAAYKLKQLDESAHLLHEGETVVDLGAAPGGWLQVAAEEVGDDGTVIGVDLQRIKSIDGVETIRGDMTEEETQQEVIDVAGSADVVLSDMAPNMTGEYSLDHARSVYLARQAFETALELLDSGGDFVVKVFQGPDLDDLRDDMEPEFEYVRTMSPDASRDESSEVYLVARKRLTAPVRAGDRLEVTIEGVGSEGDGVAKVEEYTLFVPNTEEGETVEIRVEDVKPKFGFAQRLD from the coding sequence ATGGCCCGTAAAGATCACTACTACAACAAATCCAAGCAGCAAGGCTACCGCTCGCGGGCGGCCTACAAACTGAAGCAGTTGGACGAATCCGCACATCTCCTCCACGAGGGCGAGACGGTCGTCGACCTCGGGGCGGCCCCCGGTGGGTGGTTGCAGGTCGCCGCCGAGGAAGTCGGCGACGACGGAACCGTGATCGGTGTCGACCTCCAGCGAATCAAATCCATCGACGGCGTCGAGACCATCCGCGGCGACATGACCGAGGAGGAAACCCAACAGGAAGTCATCGACGTCGCCGGTTCGGCCGACGTCGTCCTCTCCGACATGGCACCGAACATGACCGGCGAGTACAGCCTCGACCACGCTCGCTCGGTGTACCTCGCCCGACAGGCGTTCGAAACGGCACTCGAACTGCTCGATTCGGGCGGCGACTTCGTCGTCAAAGTGTTTCAGGGACCGGACTTGGACGACCTGCGCGACGACATGGAACCCGAATTCGAGTACGTCCGAACGATGAGTCCCGACGCCTCGCGTGACGAGTCCTCCGAGGTCTACCTCGTCGCCCGCAAGCGCCTCACTGCACCCGTCAGAGCGGGCGACAGACTCGAAGTGACCATCGAAGGCGTGGGAAGCGAAGGCGACGGCGTGGCGAAAGTCGAGGAGTACACGCTGTTCGTGCCGAACACCGAGGAAGGGGAAACCGTCGAAATCCGCGTCGAGGACGTGAAGCCGAAGTTCGGCTTCGCCCAGCGACTGGACTAA
- a CDS encoding DNA polymerase sliding clamp has product MFKAIVSADTLRTTIDSVGVLVDECKIHLEEDGLTIKAVDPANVGMVDLQLDAEAFESYESNGGILGVNLDRLESVAGMASSDQLIEMELDEETRKLHIKIDGLEYTLALIDPDSIRQEPDIPDLDLSATIVVEGSDIDRAVKAADMVSDHIALGVDEDDELFYVEAEGDTDDVDLKLDRDDLIDLTTGPAHSLFSLDYLKDMNKAIPNDGEVSIDLGEEFPVKLHFEIAEGMGQVTYMLAPRIQSD; this is encoded by the coding sequence ATGTTCAAGGCTATCGTGAGCGCAGATACGCTCCGGACGACAATCGATTCCGTGGGCGTTCTTGTGGATGAATGTAAAATCCACTTGGAGGAGGATGGCCTCACTATCAAAGCAGTCGACCCGGCCAACGTCGGCATGGTTGACCTCCAACTCGACGCCGAAGCGTTCGAGTCCTACGAGTCGAACGGCGGTATTCTCGGCGTCAATCTCGACCGCCTCGAAAGCGTCGCAGGCATGGCTAGCTCCGACCAACTCATCGAGATGGAGTTGGACGAGGAGACGCGAAAACTCCACATCAAGATCGACGGCTTGGAGTACACCCTCGCGCTCATCGACCCCGATTCCATCCGCCAGGAACCCGACATCCCGGACCTCGATCTCTCCGCTACCATCGTCGTCGAAGGGTCCGATATCGACCGTGCGGTCAAAGCGGCCGACATGGTGTCCGACCACATCGCCCTCGGCGTGGACGAGGACGACGAGTTGTTCTACGTCGAAGCGGAAGGTGACACCGACGACGTCGATCTGAAACTCGACCGCGACGACCTCATCGACCTCACGACCGGACCCGCCCACTCCCTGTTCAGTCTCGACTATCTCAAGGACATGAACAAGGCCATCCCGAACGACGGCGAAGTGAGCATCGACCTCGGCGAGGAGTTCCCCGTCAAACTTCACTTCGAAATCGCGGAAGGCATGGGTCAAGTGACGTACATGCTCGCACCGCGCATCCAGAGCGACTGA
- a CDS encoding transporter, whose amino-acid sequence MELEGDTLRDIVVSVVSVGFFIVAMYIVGSQYDTGGITGAGALEIVGVIALFILVMTGVGFWLANQH is encoded by the coding sequence ATGGAACTCGAGGGCGATACGCTCCGCGACATCGTCGTCTCCGTCGTGTCGGTTGGATTCTTTATCGTAGCGATGTATATCGTCGGATCTCAGTACGATACCGGCGGTATCACTGGAGCGGGAGCGCTCGAAATCGTCGGCGTCATCGCACTCTTCATTCTCGTCATGACTGGCGTCGGATTCTGGTTGGCGAATCAGCACTAA
- the hjc gene encoding Holliday junction resolvase Hjc — protein MANRKGDRRERELVNRLDEVGFAVMRAPASGGATQRELPDVLAGNGNVFYAIEAKSSSGDPIYLTGEEVEALVYFSQNFGAKPKIGVRFDREDWYFFHPADVHQTKGGNYRVKKEKALEDGDSMDDLQSDDEDEESKHSVSDILHAVDQGVLSVEEATEILE, from the coding sequence ATGGCGAATCGGAAAGGCGACAGACGGGAGCGCGAACTCGTCAACAGGTTGGACGAGGTCGGATTTGCGGTCATGCGCGCTCCCGCGAGCGGGGGTGCGACCCAGCGCGAACTGCCGGACGTGCTGGCCGGGAACGGGAACGTCTTCTACGCCATCGAGGCGAAATCGAGTTCCGGCGACCCGATCTATCTCACGGGGGAGGAAGTCGAGGCGCTGGTCTACTTCTCGCAGAACTTCGGCGCGAAACCGAAGATCGGCGTGCGCTTCGACCGCGAGGATTGGTACTTCTTCCACCCCGCCGACGTGCACCAGACGAAAGGCGGGAACTACCGGGTGAAAAAGGAGAAAGCGCTGGAGGACGGGGACTCGATGGACGACCTCCAAAGCGACGACGAGGACGAGGAATCGAAACACAGCGTCTCGGACATCCTGCACGCGGTCGATCAAGGCGTTCTCTCGGTGGAAGAGGCGACGGAAATTTTGGAATAA
- a CDS encoding adenosylhomocysteinase yields the protein MADYPPISEQLDDLESARVEGHRKMDWARQHMPIMTTIQEEFVADKPLSGQRIGMAMHVEAKTAVLVETLAEGGAEVAVTGCNPLSTHDDVSAALDEHPNITSYAKRGVDDEGYYEAIESVIDLEPTITVDDGMDMVAAIHEDYPELIDTVIGGCEETTTGVHRLRAMDEDGALDYPVFAVNDTPMKRLFDNVHGTGESSLATIAMTTNLSWAGKNVVVGGYGYCGKGVAKKAAGQNANVIVTEVEPRRALEAHMEGYDVMPMAEAAEVGDVFITTTGNRDVITEEHFEVMKDGVLLANAGHFDVEVNLNDLSDLAVAERDARDGVHEYEMADGRRLNVIAEGRLVNLAAPIALGHPVEVMDQSFGVQSACVREMVENGEKYDAGVHDVPDELDKEIAEIKLDADGVEFDSLSDEQTEYMGSWQHGT from the coding sequence ATGGCAGACTACCCGCCGATAAGCGAGCAATTGGACGACCTGGAGTCCGCTCGCGTCGAGGGGCACCGCAAGATGGACTGGGCGCGCCAGCACATGCCGATCATGACGACGATTCAGGAGGAGTTCGTCGCCGACAAACCGCTTTCGGGGCAGCGAATCGGCATGGCAATGCACGTCGAGGCGAAGACCGCCGTCCTCGTCGAGACGCTGGCCGAGGGTGGCGCGGAAGTCGCCGTCACAGGCTGTAACCCGCTCTCGACCCACGACGACGTGAGCGCCGCGCTGGACGAACACCCGAACATCACCAGCTACGCGAAGCGTGGCGTGGACGACGAGGGCTACTACGAGGCCATCGAATCCGTTATCGACCTCGAACCCACCATCACCGTGGACGACGGCATGGACATGGTCGCCGCCATCCACGAGGACTATCCGGAACTCATCGACACCGTCATCGGCGGGTGTGAGGAGACGACCACCGGCGTCCACCGACTCCGCGCGATGGACGAGGACGGCGCGCTCGACTACCCCGTCTTCGCCGTCAACGACACGCCGATGAAGCGCCTGTTCGATAACGTCCACGGCACGGGCGAATCGTCCTTGGCGACCATCGCCATGACGACCAACCTCTCGTGGGCCGGGAAGAACGTCGTCGTCGGCGGCTACGGCTACTGCGGCAAAGGCGTCGCGAAGAAGGCGGCGGGCCAGAACGCGAACGTCATCGTCACCGAAGTCGAACCGCGCCGCGCGCTCGAAGCCCACATGGAGGGTTACGACGTGATGCCGATGGCCGAGGCCGCCGAGGTCGGCGACGTGTTCATCACGACGACGGGCAACCGCGACGTCATCACCGAAGAGCACTTCGAGGTCATGAAGGACGGCGTCCTGCTCGCCAACGCGGGTCACTTCGACGTGGAAGTCAACCTCAACGACCTCTCGGACCTCGCCGTCGCCGAGCGAGACGCCCGCGACGGCGTCCACGAGTACGAGATGGCGGACGGCCGCCGACTCAACGTCATCGCGGAGGGCCGCCTCGTCAACCTCGCCGCACCCATCGCGCTGGGTCACCCCGTCGAAGTCATGGACCAGAGCTTCGGCGTGCAGTCGGCCTGTGTGCGAGAGATGGTCGAAAACGGCGAGAAATACGACGCTGGCGTCCACGACGTGCCCGACGAACTCGACAAGGAAATCGCCGAGATCAAACTCGACGCCGACGGCGTGGAGTTCGATTCCCTCTCCGACGAGCAGACGGAGTACATGGGAAGCTGGCAGCATGGGACGTAA
- a CDS encoding helix-turn-helix transcriptional regulator, which produces MENDLKVRRAKADLTQADLADVVDVSRQTINAIEGGRYDPSLELAFRLAGYFGCSIEDIFDAPDD; this is translated from the coding sequence ATGGAAAACGACCTCAAAGTTAGGCGGGCGAAAGCCGACCTCACGCAGGCCGACCTCGCGGACGTGGTCGATGTCTCCCGTCAGACCATCAACGCCATCGAGGGAGGGCGATACGACCCCAGCCTCGAACTCGCGTTTCGACTGGCGGGATACTTCGGCTGTTCCATCGAGGACATCTTCGACGCGCCGGACGACTGA
- a CDS encoding amidohydrolase, with product MTTLKISGGKVLRPDMTVERADVLVNQDDGTILSVGDVADADETLDAEGDLVIPGLVNAHCHAAMTLLRGYADDKPLGTWLREDVWPVEAELTPEDVRAGTDLGLLEMIKSGTTGFADMYFEMEQVAEAVEEAGLRARIGHGVVTIGRDEDAAREDFQTSLDIAQEFDGAADGRISTAVMPHSLTTVGEEYLDEYVPLAREADVPVHYHANETRDEVAPIVEERGERPLEYARDEGMTEEGDFIAHGVHVNTAEIELLAETGTGVVHCPASNMKLASGMAPVQAMLDAGVTVGLGTDGAASNNDLDMFDEMRDAAMLGKLAANDASAVPAEAVVEMATAGSADAIGFNSGRIEEGANADLAVIDLSAPHLTPHHDLVSHLAYAVNGSDVRHTIGDGRILMEDREVLTLDEESVRETAEEKAHELVARATE from the coding sequence ATGACGACGCTCAAAATTTCTGGTGGGAAGGTACTACGACCGGACATGACCGTCGAACGCGCGGACGTGCTGGTGAATCAGGACGACGGAACGATCCTTTCCGTCGGCGACGTCGCGGACGCGGACGAGACCCTCGACGCGGAGGGGGACCTCGTGATTCCGGGGCTCGTGAACGCCCACTGCCACGCCGCGATGACGCTCCTGCGCGGCTACGCCGACGACAAACCGCTCGGCACGTGGCTCCGGGAGGACGTGTGGCCGGTCGAGGCCGAACTGACGCCGGAGGACGTTCGCGCCGGAACGGACCTCGGTCTGTTGGAGATGATCAAATCCGGAACGACCGGCTTTGCGGATATGTACTTCGAGATGGAACAAGTCGCGGAGGCCGTCGAGGAAGCGGGTCTTCGCGCCCGAATCGGCCACGGCGTGGTCACCATCGGACGGGACGAGGACGCCGCGCGCGAGGACTTCCAAACGAGCCTCGACATCGCCCAGGAGTTCGACGGCGCGGCGGACGGTCGCATCTCGACCGCGGTGATGCCACACAGTCTGACCACCGTCGGCGAGGAGTATCTGGACGAGTACGTCCCGCTCGCCCGGGAAGCGGACGTTCCCGTGCACTATCACGCAAACGAGACGCGTGACGAAGTCGCGCCCATCGTCGAAGAGCGCGGGGAGCGGCCGCTCGAATACGCTCGCGACGAGGGCATGACCGAGGAAGGGGATTTCATCGCACACGGCGTCCACGTCAACACGGCGGAAATCGAACTGCTCGCGGAGACGGGCACGGGCGTCGTCCACTGCCCGGCCTCGAACATGAAACTCGCCAGCGGGATGGCTCCCGTACAGGCGATGTTGGACGCGGGCGTCACCGTCGGACTCGGAACCGACGGCGCGGCGTCGAACAACGACCTCGACATGTTCGACGAGATGCGCGACGCGGCCATGCTCGGCAAACTCGCCGCGAACGACGCCAGCGCCGTCCCCGCCGAGGCGGTCGTGGAGATGGCGACCGCCGGAAGCGCGGACGCTATCGGCTTCAACAGCGGCCGAATCGAGGAAGGGGCGAACGCCGACCTCGCCGTCATCGACCTATCGGCACCGCACCTCACCCCGCACCACGACCTCGTCAGCCACCTCGCCTACGCCGTCAACGGGAGCGACGTTCGACACACGATCGGTGACGGGCGCATCCTCATGGAAGACCGCGAGGTGCTGACGCTGGACGAGGAATCGGTCCGGGAGACCGCCGAGGAGAAGGCACACGAACTGGTCGCACGCGCGACGGAGTGA
- the hisG gene encoding ATP phosphoribosyltransferase, whose amino-acid sequence MRIAVPNKGRLHDPSMELLEHAGLHVVDGADRKLYANTVDPDVTLLFARAADIPEYVSDGAADLGITGLDQMQEANPGNVSDLLDLGYGQCRLVLAAPEEGDIKEVTDLAGKTVATEFPNVAKQYFAETEVSPEIVEVSGATELTPHVDMADAIIDITSTGTTLRVNSLGIIDEVLASSVRLFARDDVVGDDKVDQVTMALQSVISAEGKRYLMMNAPEDKLDEIREVIPGLGGPTVMDIAGNGKVAVHTVVDEQDVFETINEVKQLGASGILVTEIERLVD is encoded by the coding sequence ATGCGAATCGCGGTCCCTAACAAGGGCAGGTTGCACGACCCGTCGATGGAATTGCTCGAACACGCCGGGCTGCATGTCGTGGACGGTGCGGACCGCAAGCTGTACGCGAACACAGTGGACCCGGACGTGACGCTGCTGTTCGCCCGCGCCGCCGACATCCCCGAGTACGTGAGCGACGGCGCGGCCGACCTCGGCATCACCGGCCTCGACCAAATGCAGGAGGCAAACCCCGGCAACGTCTCGGACCTCCTCGATTTGGGCTACGGCCAGTGCCGACTCGTGTTGGCCGCACCCGAAGAGGGCGACATCAAAGAGGTAACCGACCTCGCGGGCAAGACCGTCGCCACCGAGTTCCCCAACGTCGCGAAGCAGTATTTCGCGGAAACCGAGGTCTCCCCCGAAATCGTGGAGGTCTCCGGCGCGACCGAACTCACGCCGCACGTCGACATGGCCGACGCCATCATCGACATCACGAGCACCGGCACGACGCTGCGCGTCAACAGCCTCGGCATCATCGACGAGGTGTTGGCGAGTTCGGTTCGACTGTTCGCCCGCGACGACGTGGTCGGCGACGACAAGGTCGATCAGGTCACCATGGCGCTCCAGTCGGTCATCTCCGCCGAAGGCAAACGCTACCTCATGATGAACGCGCCCGAGGACAAACTGGACGAAATTCGAGAAGTAATTCCCGGCCTCGGCGGCCCGACGGTCATGGACATCGCCGGAAACGGCAAGGTCGCCGTCCATACCGTCGTGGACGAACAGGACGTGTTCGAGACCATCAACGAGGTCAAACAACTCGGAGCCAGTGGCATCCTCGTGACGGAAATCGAACGCCTCGTGGACTGA
- a CDS encoding transcriptional regulator has protein sequence MTDTDHTTEPTPEEAEYPELLLITADSQEKATEREIELAERFERGEQVPHLLNFDNPEDLRKLLTQRRLQVLRSIKNDPPMSLRRLAERLDRNPSEVVADVNLLAEYGIVYFREEGRAKAPFVPYEKITIEVDMLSAGSGRRSSASA, from the coding sequence ATGACTGACACCGACCACACCACCGAACCAACGCCTGAAGAAGCGGAATATCCCGAACTCCTGCTCATCACTGCGGATTCACAGGAGAAAGCGACCGAGCGGGAAATCGAACTTGCGGAGCGCTTCGAGCGTGGCGAACAGGTACCACACCTGCTGAATTTCGATAATCCCGAGGATTTGCGAAAACTTCTGACACAGCGGCGGCTCCAAGTCCTTCGGAGCATCAAGAATGATCCGCCAATGAGTCTCCGACGACTTGCCGAGCGACTCGACCGCAACCCGAGCGAAGTGGTTGCAGATGTGAACCTCCTCGCCGAGTACGGAATCGTCTATTTCCGCGAGGAAGGGCGAGCAAAAGCCCCATTCGTGCCGTACGAGAAAATCACCATCGAAGTAGACATGCTCTCTGCGGGGAGCGGCCGACGTTCGTCGGCAAGCGCGTAG
- a CDS encoding DUF6516 family protein, translating to MATLVYKADTEFEDGSRYEMRAWQVPESEAYPNGIRYRFQYMTADGTTLLRCDNSPYREGVGMHHRHTPDTVDGIEFEGLASHVRQFKQEVNDR from the coding sequence TTGGCGACGCTGGTCTACAAAGCCGATACAGAGTTCGAAGACGGGAGCCGATACGAAATGCGTGCATGGCAAGTTCCCGAAAGTGAAGCGTATCCGAACGGGATTCGCTACCGATTTCAGTATATGACCGCCGATGGGACTACCTTGCTTCGATGCGACAACAGCCCCTACCGGGAAGGTGTCGGGATGCATCACCGCCACACACCGGATACCGTCGACGGAATCGAATTCGAGGGACTCGCAAGCCACGTCCGGCAATTCAAACAAGAAGTGAACGACCGATGA
- a CDS encoding AAA family ATPase, whose amino-acid sequence MESPLWTETHAPDLADLPQPEVRDYLERAVNEPINLVIHGPEGSGKTAAVRALAREAHDDPDNDLVEINVADFFDRTKKEIREDPRFSNFLQGQTEFSKQYRQGSGKNKYKRNWSKREMINHVLKEYAGYAPSTGSYKTIVLDNAESIREDFQQALRRVMEQYHETTQFVITTRQPTKLIPPIKSRCFPVAMRKPTSTEIEEVLTRILDAEDVEYDEGGVQLISGYVKGDVRKAILYAQLLYEQEGQVSSEDYEIIRNFGISGRIGDMLDKAERGDFNDARKDLDDLLVDDGYSGEEVLEAIMDAFRQNRYSGEELAELVVLAAEVDMDLAQGTSDRLQISHLLAELGTA is encoded by the coding sequence ATGGAGTCGCCGCTGTGGACTGAAACGCACGCGCCGGACCTCGCCGACCTGCCCCAACCCGAAGTCCGCGACTATCTGGAGCGGGCGGTGAACGAGCCGATAAACCTCGTCATCCACGGCCCGGAGGGGAGTGGGAAGACCGCCGCCGTGCGAGCACTGGCCCGCGAGGCACACGACGACCCGGACAACGACCTCGTGGAGATCAACGTCGCCGACTTCTTCGACCGAACGAAGAAGGAGATTCGGGAGGACCCGCGGTTCTCTAATTTCCTCCAGGGGCAGACGGAGTTCTCCAAGCAGTACCGACAGGGGTCGGGGAAGAACAAGTACAAGCGCAACTGGTCGAAGCGCGAGATGATAAACCACGTCCTCAAGGAGTACGCGGGCTATGCGCCCTCCACCGGGAGCTACAAGACCATCGTCCTCGACAACGCCGAATCCATCCGCGAGGACTTCCAGCAGGCGCTTCGCCGGGTGATGGAACAGTATCACGAGACGACGCAGTTCGTCATCACCACGCGCCAACCGACGAAGCTCATCCCGCCGATCAAGTCGCGGTGTTTCCCCGTGGCGATGCGAAAACCGACCAGCACGGAGATAGAGGAAGTTCTCACGAGGATTCTCGACGCCGAGGACGTCGAGTACGACGAAGGCGGCGTGCAACTCATTTCCGGGTACGTCAAAGGCGACGTGCGGAAGGCCATCCTCTACGCGCAACTGCTCTACGAACAGGAGGGCCAAGTCAGCAGCGAGGATTACGAAATCATCCGCAACTTCGGTATCAGCGGCCGCATCGGCGACATGCTCGACAAGGCCGAACGCGGCGATTTCAACGACGCCCGCAAGGACTTGGACGACCTGCTCGTGGACGACGGCTACAGCGGCGAGGAAGTGCTCGAAGCCATCATGGACGCCTTCCGGCAGAACCGCTATTCAGGGGAGGAACTCGCCGAACTCGTCGTCCTCGCCGCCGAGGTGGACATGGACTTGGCACAAGGGACGAGCGACAGGTTGCAGATTTCACACCTGTTGGCGGAGTTGGGGACGGCGTAG
- the rnz gene encoding ribonuclease Z — protein MSMRVTFLGTSGAVPTTERNPSSILVNREGDRLLFDAGEGTQRQMMRFGTGFTISDLFVTHLHGDHILGIPGLIQTWDFNDRDDPLMIYTPRGTGDAIDSLVRTAGHQPSFPIHITEVAPGEVAVRRDDYEVRAFRTDHDANSLGYALVEDERKGRFDRDHAEELGVPVGPKFQQLHSGTPVELEDGTVVRPEQVVGEPRPGRRFVYTGDTRPTEQAVDAAEDADLLVHDATFADDRADRAAKTAHSTARQAATVARRAEAKRLAITHVSSRYAGNVSDHLAEAHEEFDGEIFAPDDGDTVEIPFPDE, from the coding sequence ATGTCGATGCGCGTTACCTTCCTCGGAACCAGTGGGGCAGTGCCGACGACGGAGCGAAACCCGAGTTCTATTCTCGTCAACCGGGAAGGCGACCGCTTGCTCTTCGACGCCGGGGAGGGCACCCAGCGCCAGATGATGCGCTTCGGGACCGGATTCACCATCTCCGACCTGTTCGTCACGCACCTCCACGGCGACCACATCCTCGGGATTCCCGGTCTGATCCAGACGTGGGACTTCAACGACCGCGACGACCCGCTCATGATCTACACGCCGCGGGGGACCGGCGACGCCATCGACTCGCTCGTCCGAACGGCGGGCCACCAGCCCTCGTTCCCCATCCACATTACGGAAGTCGCACCCGGCGAGGTCGCCGTCCGTCGCGACGACTACGAGGTTCGCGCCTTCCGCACCGACCACGACGCCAACTCGCTCGGCTACGCGCTGGTCGAGGACGAACGAAAGGGCCGCTTCGACCGCGACCACGCCGAGGAATTGGGCGTTCCCGTCGGCCCGAAATTCCAGCAACTCCACTCCGGCACCCCCGTCGAGTTGGAGGACGGCACCGTCGTTCGCCCCGAACAGGTCGTCGGCGAACCCCGTCCCGGCCGCCGATTCGTGTACACCGGGGACACCCGCCCCACGGAGCAGGCCGTCGATGCCGCCGAGGACGCTGACCTGCTCGTTCACGACGCCACGTTCGCCGACGACCGGGCGGACCGCGCGGCAAAAACGGCGCATTCGACCGCACGGCAGGCCGCCACCGTCGCCCGCCGCGCTGAAGCGAAACGGCTCGCCATCACCCACGTCTCCTCGCGGTACGCCGGGAACGTCTCGGATCATCTGGCGGAGGCCCACGAGGAGTTCGACGGCGAAATCTTCGCCCCCGACGACGGGGATACGGTCGAGATTCCGTTCCCGGACGAGTAG
- a CDS encoding tyrosine--tRNA ligase translates to MDAYELISRNAEELVTEEEVRELAADPEGKRAYVGYEPSGVLHIGHMLTANKLIDLQEAGFEVVILLADVHAYLNDKGTFEEIQETAEKMKEQFIAYGLDEENTEFRFGSEFQMDDDYVLDLHSLELETTLNRASRAMSEIQSGESTKVSQAVYPLMQSLDIEYLDLDLAIGGMEQRKVHMLARDTLPSIGYDAPTCMHTPLIAELSSGEGKMSSSKGVTISMEDSTEDIEEKVNGAFCPPTRDPEGDLENPVLQIFEYHVFPRFEQVVVERPDKYGGNLEYDDYETLEDDLESGELHPADAKGALATYLDELIAPGREKIRQAE, encoded by the coding sequence ATGGATGCCTACGAGTTAATCTCACGGAACGCCGAGGAGTTGGTGACCGAGGAGGAAGTGCGCGAACTCGCGGCGGACCCCGAGGGCAAGCGCGCCTACGTCGGCTACGAACCCTCCGGCGTGCTCCACATCGGGCACATGCTCACCGCCAACAAACTCATCGACTTGCAGGAAGCCGGCTTCGAGGTCGTCATCCTGCTCGCGGACGTGCACGCCTACCTGAACGACAAGGGAACGTTCGAGGAGATTCAGGAGACCGCGGAGAAGATGAAAGAGCAGTTCATCGCCTACGGACTGGACGAGGAGAACACGGAGTTCCGATTCGGGTCCGAGTTCCAGATGGACGACGACTACGTCCTCGACCTCCACTCGCTCGAACTGGAGACGACGCTCAACCGTGCGAGCCGCGCGATGTCGGAAATCCAGAGCGGCGAATCCACGAAAGTATCACAGGCGGTCTACCCGCTCATGCAGTCGCTCGACATCGAATACCTCGACCTCGACCTCGCCATCGGTGGGATGGAACAGCGTAAAGTCCACATGCTCGCCCGCGACACGCTACCGAGCATCGGCTACGACGCGCCGACCTGCATGCACACTCCGCTCATCGCCGAACTCTCCTCCGGCGAGGGCAAGATGTCCTCCAGCAAGGGCGTCACCATCTCGATGGAGGATTCGACCGAGGACATCGAGGAGAAGGTCAACGGTGCGTTCTGCCCGCCGACCCGCGACCCCGAGGGTGACCTCGAAAACCCCGTCCTCCAAATCTTCGAGTACCACGTCTTCCCGCGCTTCGAGCAGGTCGTCGTGGAACGCCCCGACAAGTACGGCGGCAACCTCGAATACGACGACTACGAAACTCTCGAAGACGACTTGGAGAGCGGCGAACTCCACCCCGCCGACGCGAAGGGCGCGCTGGCGACCTATCTCGACGAACTCATCGCACCGGGCCGCGAGAAGATTCGACAGGCCGAGTAA